The DNA sequence GCTTGGCCTCGTCTATCCGGACGCGGGCGCCATTTCGCTCTGCGGCGAGCCGGTCCCGTCGCGCGCCCGCCATGCGCGCCGGCGCGTCGGCGTCGTGCCGCAATTCGACAATCTCGATCCGGACTTCACGGTCCGCGAGAACCTGCTCGTGTTCAGCCGCTATTTCGGGATCTCCGCGCCGGCCGCGCGCGCACTCGTGCCGCCGCTGCTCGAATTCGCGAAGCTGGAGAACAAGGCGGACGCGCGCGTCGGCGAGTTGTCGGGCGGCATGAAGCGGCGCCTGACGCTCGCGCGGGCGCTCGTGAACGATCCCGACGTGCTGGTGCTCGACGAGCCGACGACCGGCCTCGATCCGCAGGCGCGGCACCTGATGTGGGAACGCTTGCGCTCGCTGCTCGCGCGCGGCAAGACGATCCTGATCACGACGCACTTCATGGAAGAAGCCGAGCGCCTGTGCGATCGGCTGTGCGTGATCGAGGAAGGCCGCAAGATCGCCGAAGGCGCGCCGCACGCGCTGATCGAGTCGGAGATCGGGTGCGACGTGATCGAGATCTACGGGCCGGATCCGGTCGCGCTGCGCGACGAGGTGGCGCCGTTCGCCGAGCGCACCGAGATCAGCGGCGAAACGCTGTTCTGCTACGTGAGCGACCCCGAACCGCTCGCCGCGCGGCTCA is a window from the Burkholderia vietnamiensis LMG 10929 genome containing:
- the nodI gene encoding nodulation factor ABC transporter ATP-binding protein NodI, giving the protein MSVAPIDFRNVEKRYGDRLVVNDLSFHVEAGECYGLLGPNGAGKTTTLKMLLGLVYPDAGAISLCGEPVPSRARHARRRVGVVPQFDNLDPDFTVRENLLVFSRYFGISAPAARALVPPLLEFAKLENKADARVGELSGGMKRRLTLARALVNDPDVLVLDEPTTGLDPQARHLMWERLRSLLARGKTILITTHFMEEAERLCDRLCVIEEGRKIAEGAPHALIESEIGCDVIEIYGPDPVALRDEVAPFAERTEISGETLFCYVSDPEPLAARLKGRAGLRYLHRPANLEDVFLRLTGREMQD